One window of Brachybacterium ginsengisoli genomic DNA carries:
- a CDS encoding transporter substrate-binding domain-containing protein: MTPTRQPLLSRRALAASGLLLPAALLAACSDPVPAAPAGAGSSDSEGSDGGGEGTGGIDTSGTQELIRSTADAEIAAQLPAEIAESGTLRVGINGTSAAPLSFLADDNQTYIGSEIDIARIVADKLGLEFELKLTTWENWPLKLEAGEFDVVHANIGVNAERLEKFDFASYRAAYMSFLVKKGADFWLEDADSISGRIIAVGNATNQERILTDWNAELEAAGKEPAELKNYSTDADTLLALGSGRVDGYLSPYAALSFITARRDDFELQGRINAGWPDETLVAGTFDRGSGLAEPYAAALNAVIADGTYAQVLERWQITDEALTESRVHTKEKP, from the coding sequence ATGACCCCGACCCGCCAGCCCCTCCTGTCCCGCCGCGCCCTGGCCGCGTCCGGTCTGCTGCTCCCCGCCGCGCTGCTCGCGGCCTGCTCCGATCCTGTCCCGGCGGCCCCCGCGGGCGCCGGCTCCTCCGACTCCGAAGGGTCCGACGGCGGCGGGGAGGGCACCGGCGGCATCGACACCTCCGGCACCCAGGAGCTCATCCGCTCCACCGCCGATGCCGAGATCGCCGCCCAGCTGCCGGCCGAGATCGCCGAGTCCGGCACGCTGCGGGTGGGCATCAACGGCACCAGCGCGGCGCCGCTGTCGTTCCTGGCCGACGACAACCAGACCTACATCGGCTCCGAGATCGACATCGCCCGGATCGTCGCCGACAAGCTCGGCCTCGAGTTCGAGCTGAAGCTGACCACCTGGGAGAACTGGCCGCTGAAGCTCGAGGCCGGCGAGTTCGACGTGGTCCACGCGAACATCGGCGTCAACGCGGAGCGACTGGAGAAGTTCGACTTCGCCTCGTACCGCGCGGCGTACATGTCCTTCCTGGTGAAGAAGGGCGCGGACTTCTGGCTGGAGGACGCCGACTCGATCAGCGGGAGGATCATCGCCGTCGGCAACGCCACCAACCAGGAGCGGATCCTCACCGACTGGAACGCCGAGCTCGAGGCCGCCGGCAAGGAGCCCGCGGAGCTGAAGAACTACTCGACCGACGCCGACACCCTGCTCGCGCTCGGCTCCGGCCGGGTCGACGGCTACCTCTCCCCCTACGCCGCGCTGAGCTTCATCACCGCGCGCCGGGACGACTTCGAGCTGCAGGGCCGCATCAACGCCGGCTGGCCCGACGAGACCCTGGTCGCCGGCACCTTCGACCGCGGCAGCGGGCTTGCCGAGCCCTACGCCGCGGCGCTGAACGCCGTGATCGCCGACGGCACCTACGCCCAGGTCCTCGAGCGCTGGCAGATCACCGACGAAGCACTCACCGAGTCGCGCGTCCACACGAAGGAGAAGCCATGA
- a CDS encoding transporter substrate-binding domain-containing protein, with protein sequence MSARLLSRRALAGAGLLLPVGLLAACSDPTPAADAAGAGSEASDGGGATAGGIDTSGTQELIRSTVDESVAALLPPEIAESGVLRVGIGSESFAPLSFLADDNTTYIGSEVDTARLVADTLGLDLELVLTSWDNWPLKLEAGDFDVVHFNVGVTAERLEKFDFASYRAAYVAFLVTKGSELRLSDADSISGRIIAVSAATTQERILIDWNAELEAAGKEPAELKNYSTSADTLLALGSGRVDASFGPYPTQTFIAARRDDVELQGRVEEGWPDTTLIAATFDRGSGLAEPYAAALNALIADGTYAQVLERWQITDEALTESHVHTKEKP encoded by the coding sequence ATGAGCGCCCGCCTCCTCTCCCGGCGCGCCCTGGCCGGAGCCGGTCTGCTGCTGCCCGTGGGGCTGCTCGCGGCCTGCTCCGACCCGACCCCCGCGGCGGACGCCGCGGGAGCGGGATCCGAAGCGTCCGACGGCGGCGGCGCGACAGCCGGAGGGATCGACACCTCCGGCACCCAGGAGCTCATCCGCTCCACCGTCGATGAGTCGGTCGCCGCGCTCCTGCCGCCCGAGATCGCCGAGTCCGGCGTGCTCCGGGTGGGCATCGGGAGCGAGAGCTTCGCCCCGCTGTCCTTCCTCGCGGACGACAACACGACCTACATCGGCTCCGAGGTGGACACCGCCCGCCTGGTCGCGGACACGCTCGGGCTCGACCTCGAGCTCGTGCTGACCAGCTGGGACAACTGGCCGCTCAAGCTCGAGGCGGGTGACTTCGACGTGGTCCACTTCAACGTGGGCGTGACGGCGGAGCGCCTGGAGAAGTTCGACTTCGCCTCCTACCGCGCGGCCTACGTCGCCTTCCTCGTGACGAAGGGGTCGGAGCTGCGCCTCAGCGATGCGGACTCCATCAGCGGGCGGATCATCGCCGTCAGCGCCGCGACCACCCAGGAGCGGATCCTCATCGACTGGAACGCCGAGCTCGAGGCCGCCGGCAAGGAGCCCGCGGAGCTGAAGAACTACTCCACCAGCGCCGACACCCTTCTCGCCCTCGGCTCCGGCCGGGTGGACGCCTCGTTCGGGCCGTACCCGACGCAGACCTTCATCGCCGCTCGCCGCGACGACGTCGAGCTGCAGGGCCGGGTCGAGGAGGGCTGGCCGGACACGACCCTCATCGCGGCGACCTTCGACCGCGGCAGCGGGCTCGCCGAGCCCTACGCCGCCGCCCTCAACGCCCTCATCGCCGACGGCACCTACGCCCAGGTGCTCGAGCGCTGGCAGATCACCGACGAAGCGCTCACCGAGTCGCACGTCCACACCAAGGAGAAGCCATGA